The Nasonia vitripennis strain AsymCx chromosome 1 unlocalized genomic scaffold, Nvit_psr_1.1 chr1_random0002, whole genome shotgun sequence genome has a window encoding:
- the LOC107982082 gene encoding uncharacterized protein LOC107982082 encodes MANFMATVDKKLRSELSQIHNHASILVEFANNDNSLAVGFTAWLEKDDAARIDDIILLEEEVTIFWPTCDTQSAALLKPKLRKVNFVKHVVKVLAYGEWTDVKEQMENKVKYDKLNVSLNSRKIIKKKEFHGEKQNDTLPPKKKKRKNSKVEQIQNEAFLHSINQEDTVTLDSSNNVNCYKHYSEKAMQKNKNASLKRKHVAKLDYDDVYNSNDSDGEVPSNSQSVKSKDSNLSTSDPKKKSKNAHDKENPYDKKHDHFDLSYSDDIEIVNKDRENRATTPLHELNKSKDLLLSDDGDGQFNDDEDDRKNKIPTTKAKKKDRRNV; translated from the exons ATGGCAAATTTCATGGCAACGGTCGATAAGAAACTTCGATCAGAATTGTCACAAATTCACAATCATGCAAGCATATTAGTAGAATTTGCGAACAATGACAATTCATTAGCTGTAGGATTCACAGCATGGCTTGAAAAAGATGATGCTGCCAGAATAGATGATATCATTTTGTTGGAAGAGGAAGTCACAATCTTCTGGCCCACATGTGACACTCAATCTGCTGCTCttttaaaaccaaagcttcgaaaagtaaattttgttaAGCATGTTGTGAAAGTACTAGCCTATGGTG AATGGACAGATGTGAAGGAACAAAtggaaaataaagtaaaatatgATAAACTGAATGTTTCACTAAATAGCcgtaaaattatcaaaaagaaGGAATTTCATGGCGAGAAACAAAACGACACTCTACCAcccaagaaaaagaaaagaaaaaatagcaaAGTAGAACAAATACAAAATGAGGCGTTCCTGCATAGTATAAATCAAGAG GATACAGTAACACTGGATTCAAGCAACAATGTCAACTGCTATAAGCATTATTCAGAGAAAGCTATGCAGAAAAACAAGAACGCAAGTCTAAAGAGGAAACATGTGGCTAAACTAGATTATGACGATGTATATAATAGTAACGATTCTGACGGTGAAGTACCAAGTAATTCACAGTCAGTTAAATCAAAAGATTCAAATCTCTCTACTTCTGACCCAAAGAAGAAAAGTAAGAATGCGCATGATAAAGAAAATCCTTATGACAAAAAACATGATCATTTTGATTTGTCATATTCCGATGACATTGAAATAGTCAATAAAGACAGAGAGAACAGAGCCACAACTCCTTTGCACgaattaaataaatcaaaagaTTTATTGCTTTCTGATGATGGTGATGGACAATTCAATGATGATGAAGAcgatagaaaaaataaaattcccaccaccaaagcaaaaaaaaaggacAGAAGGAACGTGTGA